A section of the Rhizobium sp. BG4 genome encodes:
- the tilS gene encoding tRNA lysidine(34) synthetase TilS has protein sequence MYPEIPLSPEAAVSRFLQSLAEPARILVAISGGSDSTGLLVALAEAVKADPHSKFSLCAATVDHDLRAGSADEARDVAALCQSLSIPHRIAVWHGAKPKSGIMAAAREARYALLAETAVGFGADLIVTAHTLDDQRETLIMRSKRGSVGDLDTGIADAVLFDRSIWIARPLLASTRGDIRRFLTSRGVGWSDDPSNDDMKYERVQTRAAIPADAVARELPQPEGRAALADAAADWLTKHFTLCAPGLGRIAIEGIAIGNPAFAYALGRLGAVFGGQSFVMGAQSLQRLLTFLGTGEPGRVTAGRVVFDKRRDGLYFSREDRGILPLSLSPGTSGIWDGRFRVFNGASFPIRIEKSGGIAAETPSESRLPKSALKRALAAQPAIFPADDANVSGAFLGAVALEPYFAPFDRFLTRFDFIFAWRLTAAFGTRPYPTLPLGLIDGKTT, from the coding sequence TTGTATCCGGAAATCCCCCTGTCGCCCGAGGCAGCGGTCAGCCGCTTTCTCCAATCGCTTGCCGAACCCGCGCGCATTCTTGTCGCGATTTCAGGGGGCAGCGATTCCACCGGGCTTCTCGTCGCGCTTGCCGAAGCCGTCAAAGCCGATCCCCATTCGAAATTTTCCCTCTGCGCTGCAACGGTCGATCACGACCTGCGCGCCGGATCGGCGGATGAGGCGCGCGATGTCGCTGCTCTCTGCCAATCGCTTTCCATCCCCCACCGGATCGCTGTCTGGCACGGCGCCAAGCCGAAATCCGGCATCATGGCTGCCGCCCGCGAGGCGCGGTATGCGCTGCTCGCCGAAACCGCTGTCGGGTTCGGCGCCGATCTCATCGTCACCGCCCATACGCTCGACGATCAGCGGGAAACCCTGATCATGCGCAGTAAGCGCGGTTCCGTCGGCGACCTAGATACGGGCATTGCTGATGCGGTGCTGTTCGACCGCTCCATCTGGATCGCCCGGCCGCTGCTTGCGAGCACGCGGGGCGATATCCGACGTTTTCTCACGTCTCGTGGTGTCGGCTGGTCGGATGATCCCAGCAATGACGACATGAAGTATGAGCGGGTTCAAACGCGGGCGGCGATCCCTGCCGATGCTGTGGCTCGCGAATTGCCGCAGCCGGAAGGCCGCGCAGCGCTCGCAGATGCAGCGGCGGATTGGCTGACGAAGCATTTCACCCTTTGCGCCCCAGGTCTCGGGCGTATCGCAATCGAAGGCATCGCGATCGGCAATCCGGCATTCGCCTATGCACTCGGCCGTCTCGGCGCGGTCTTCGGCGGGCAGTCTTTCGTGATGGGTGCGCAATCGCTGCAGCGGCTTCTGACTTTCCTTGGGACCGGCGAGCCGGGGAGGGTGACGGCAGGCCGCGTCGTCTTCGACAAGCGCCGTGATGGCCTTTATTTCAGCCGCGAAGACCGCGGCATCTTGCCACTATCTCTGTCTCCCGGCACGAGCGGCATCTGGGATGGGCGGTTCCGCGTCTTCAACGGCGCGAGCTTCCCGATCAGGATCGAAAAAAGCGGCGGTATCGCTGCCGAAACGCCGTCCGAAAGCCGCCTGCCGAAATCGGCGTTGAAGCGTGCCCTTGCCGCCCAGCCGGCGATCTTTCCAGCGGATGACGCAAATGTGTCCGGAGCATTTTTGGGCGCCGTGGCGCTCGAACCGTATTTTGCGCCGTTCGACCGCTTTTTGACACGATTCGACTTCATTTTCGCTTGGCGCCTGACGGCGGCATTTGGAACACGCCCCTATCCAACGCTGCCTTTAGGACTTATTGACGGAAAAACCACCTGA
- a CDS encoding outer membrane protein, with amino-acid sequence MKRSLAGIFAALLMTSNALAADLAPVEPVPEMPPEVTVTETTGWYLRGDVGYGFTDLRGARYFQGSNDNEVDFTSADLRDSFTVGGGVGYQVNNYLRTDLTLDYLTKADFHGSTTGECGSPLEPCTSSDRSSLSAWNLMANAYVDLGTYGIFTPYAGAGIGGSYVKWNNLRNVACQDDGGGCDDEVTHKGKGNWRFSYALMAGTSIDVSCNVKADLGYRFLHVNGGSMFGYAENGGPGRDKGFNVHEVRAGARYLFGGCQEPVAYEPAPAIPLQQPVYK; translated from the coding sequence ATGAAAAGAAGCTTGGCCGGCATCTTCGCCGCACTGCTGATGACATCGAATGCACTGGCGGCCGATCTCGCTCCTGTCGAGCCGGTTCCGGAAATGCCGCCGGAAGTCACGGTCACGGAAACGACCGGCTGGTATCTGCGCGGTGACGTCGGTTACGGCTTCACCGATCTGCGCGGCGCCCGCTATTTCCAGGGCAGCAATGACAACGAAGTTGATTTCACCAGCGCCGATCTTCGCGACAGCTTCACCGTCGGCGGCGGTGTCGGTTACCAGGTCAACAACTACCTGCGCACCGATCTGACGCTGGATTACCTGACCAAGGCTGACTTCCACGGTTCGACCACGGGCGAGTGCGGCTCGCCGCTCGAGCCTTGCACGTCGAGCGATCGTTCGTCGCTGAGCGCCTGGAACCTGATGGCCAACGCCTATGTCGATCTCGGCACCTACGGCATCTTCACGCCTTACGCCGGTGCCGGTATCGGTGGCTCCTACGTCAAGTGGAACAACCTCCGCAACGTCGCCTGCCAGGACGACGGCGGCGGTTGCGATGACGAAGTTACGCATAAGGGCAAGGGCAACTGGCGCTTCAGCTACGCTCTGATGGCCGGTACCTCCATCGACGTCAGCTGCAACGTCAAGGCCGACCTCGGCTACCGCTTCCTGCATGTCAACGGCGGCAGCATGTTCGGCTACGCTGAAAACGGCGGCCCGGGTCGTGACAAGGGCTTCAACGTCCACGAAGTCCGCGCCGGTGCCCGTTACCTCTTCGGCGGTTGCCAGGAGCCCGTTGCCTACGAACCCGCTCCGGCGATCCCGCTGCAGCAGCCGGTTTACAAGTAA
- the serA gene encoding phosphoglycerate dehydrogenase, with protein MAPRVLVSDELSETAVQIFRDRGVEVDFQPQLGKDKDKLAEIIGNYDGLAIRSATKATEKLIASATNLKVIGRAGIGVDNVDIPAASRRGIIVMNTPFGNSITTAEHAIALMFAVARQLPQADASTQAGKWEKSKFMGVEITGKTLGVIGAGNIGGIVCKKAIGLGMHVLAYDPFLSAERAQEMGVTKVELDELLAQADFITLHVPMTDKTRGILGKENLAKTKPGVRIINCARGGLVDEAALAEAIKSGHVAGAGFDVFEVEPAKESPLFGLPNVVCTPHLGASTTEAQENVALQVAEQMSDYLVKGAVSNAINMPSITAEEAPILKPFIKLADVLGAFVGQVTDEPIKEIEILYDGVTAGMNTRALTSATLAGLIRSQVADVNMVSAPVMIKEKGIVLSEVKRDKTGVYDGYIKLTVKTDTMTRSIAGTVFSDGKPRFIQIKGINLDADVGSHMVYITNTDVPGMIGFIGTTLGSAGVNIANFQLGRDKQGGDAIALLYVDGPLSDEVLAKLTANAAIRQAKPLVFAVD; from the coding sequence ATGGCACCTCGCGTTCTCGTATCCGACGAACTGTCGGAAACCGCCGTCCAGATTTTCCGTGACCGCGGCGTCGAAGTCGATTTCCAGCCGCAGCTCGGCAAGGACAAGGACAAGCTCGCCGAAATCATCGGCAACTATGACGGCCTTGCCATCCGTTCGGCCACCAAGGCGACCGAGAAGCTGATCGCCTCGGCGACCAACCTGAAGGTCATCGGCCGCGCCGGCATCGGCGTCGACAATGTCGATATCCCGGCTGCATCGCGCCGCGGTATCATTGTCATGAATACGCCTTTCGGCAACTCGATCACCACCGCCGAGCACGCCATCGCGCTGATGTTTGCCGTTGCCCGCCAGCTGCCGCAGGCCGATGCCTCGACGCAGGCCGGCAAGTGGGAAAAGTCGAAGTTCATGGGTGTCGAAATCACCGGCAAGACGCTCGGCGTCATCGGCGCCGGCAATATCGGCGGCATCGTCTGCAAGAAGGCGATTGGCCTCGGCATGCATGTCCTCGCCTATGACCCCTTCCTCTCGGCCGAGCGCGCCCAGGAAATGGGCGTCACCAAGGTCGAGCTCGACGAGCTGCTCGCCCAGGCTGATTTCATCACCCTCCACGTTCCGATGACGGACAAGACCCGCGGCATTCTCGGCAAGGAAAACCTCGCCAAGACCAAGCCCGGCGTGCGCATCATCAACTGCGCCCGTGGTGGCCTGGTCGATGAAGCTGCCCTTGCCGAAGCCATCAAGTCCGGCCATGTCGCCGGTGCCGGTTTCGACGTCTTCGAAGTCGAGCCTGCCAAGGAAAGCCCGCTCTTCGGTCTGCCGAACGTCGTCTGCACGCCGCATCTGGGCGCATCGACCACCGAGGCCCAGGAGAACGTCGCTCTGCAGGTTGCCGAGCAGATGTCCGACTATCTGGTCAAGGGTGCCGTTTCCAACGCCATCAACATGCCGTCGATCACCGCTGAAGAAGCGCCGATCCTGAAGCCGTTCATCAAGCTCGCCGACGTTCTCGGCGCCTTTGTCGGCCAGGTCACCGACGAGCCGATTAAGGAAATCGAGATCCTCTATGACGGCGTCACCGCCGGCATGAACACCCGGGCACTCACCTCTGCGACGCTGGCCGGCCTGATCCGCAGCCAGGTTGCCGATGTGAACATGGTTTCGGCTCCCGTCATGATCAAGGAAAAGGGCATCGTCCTTTCCGAAGTCAAGCGCGACAAGACCGGCGTCTATGACGGTTATATCAAGCTGACGGTGAAGACCGACACGATGACGCGCTCGATTGCCGGTACCGTCTTCTCGGATGGCAAGCCGCGCTTCATCCAGATCAAGGGCATCAACCTCGACGCCGATGTCGGTTCGCACATGGTCTACATCACCAATACCGACGTTCCCGGCATGATCGGCTTCATCGGCACGACGCTCGGCTCCGCCGGCGTCAACATCGCCAACTTCCAGCTCGGCCGTGACAAGCAGGGCGGCGATGCGATCGCGCTGCTCTATGTCGATGGTCCGCTGAGCGATGAAGTTCTGGCGAAGCTGACGGCCAATGCGGCGATCCGCCAGGCAAAGCCGCTGGTCTTCGCGGTCGACTGA
- the glmM gene encoding phosphoglucosamine mutase has translation MKRRYFGTDGIRGQSNIFPMTPDLAMRVGIAVGTIFRRGSHRHRVVIGKDTRLSGYMLENAMVAGFTAAGIDAFVLGPIPTPAVAMLTRSLRADIGVMISASHNPYEDNGIKLFGPDGYKLSDDIEQQIEELLEKDLSGQLAKSDDIGRAKRIDGVHDRYIEHAKRTLPRDVTLQGLRIAIDCANGAAYKVAPAALWELGADVVTIGNEPNGTNINLNCGSTSPVALQKKVDEVRADIGIALDGDADRVIIVDENGAIVDGDQLMAVIAESWADSQQLRGNGIVATVMSNLGLERFLEDKGMNLARTKVGDRYVVEHMRQHNYNVGGEQSGHIVMSDYGTTGDGLVAALQILAAVKRTGKTVSEICRRFEPVPQLLRNVRISGGKPLEDIQVQKAIADAEAELAKNGRLVIRPSGTEPLIRVMAEGDDRAQIERIVNDLIGTISNVRSAA, from the coding sequence ATGAAAAGACGTTACTTCGGCACGGACGGCATTCGCGGCCAGTCGAACATCTTCCCGATGACGCCGGATCTGGCGATGCGGGTCGGCATCGCAGTCGGCACCATCTTCCGCCGCGGCAGCCACCGCCACCGCGTCGTCATCGGCAAGGACACCCGCCTTTCCGGTTACATGCTGGAGAACGCGATGGTCGCGGGCTTCACCGCCGCCGGCATCGACGCCTTCGTTCTCGGCCCGATCCCGACGCCGGCCGTCGCCATGCTGACGCGCTCGCTGCGCGCCGATATCGGCGTGATGATCTCCGCCTCGCACAACCCTTATGAAGATAACGGCATCAAGCTCTTCGGCCCTGACGGCTACAAGCTTTCCGACGATATCGAGCAGCAGATCGAAGAGCTGCTCGAGAAGGACCTTTCCGGCCAGCTCGCCAAGTCTGACGATATCGGCCGCGCCAAGCGCATCGACGGCGTTCACGACCGCTATATCGAGCATGCCAAGCGCACGCTGCCGCGCGACGTCACGCTGCAGGGCCTGAGGATCGCCATCGACTGCGCCAATGGCGCCGCCTACAAGGTCGCACCGGCCGCGCTCTGGGAACTCGGCGCCGATGTCGTGACGATCGGCAACGAACCGAACGGCACGAACATCAATCTCAATTGCGGCTCGACGAGCCCGGTCGCCCTGCAGAAGAAGGTCGATGAAGTGCGCGCCGATATCGGCATCGCGCTCGATGGCGATGCGGACCGAGTGATCATCGTCGATGAAAACGGCGCAATCGTCGACGGCGACCAGCTGATGGCCGTCATCGCCGAAAGCTGGGCCGACAGTCAGCAGCTGCGCGGCAACGGCATCGTCGCCACCGTGATGTCCAATCTCGGCCTGGAACGTTTCCTGGAAGACAAGGGCATGAACCTTGCCCGCACCAAGGTCGGCGACCGCTATGTCGTCGAGCATATGCGCCAGCACAATTACAATGTCGGCGGCGAACAGTCCGGCCATATCGTCATGTCCGACTACGGTACGACGGGCGACGGTCTCGTGGCTGCCCTGCAGATCCTGGCTGCGGTCAAGCGCACCGGCAAGACGGTCAGCGAAATCTGCCGCCGGTTCGAGCCGGTGCCGCAGCTGCTGCGCAATGTCCGCATCTCCGGCGGCAAGCCGCTCGAGGATATCCAGGTACAGAAGGCGATCGCCGATGCCGAAGCCGAGCTCGCCAAGAACGGCCGCCTCGTCATCCGCCCCTCCGGCACCGAACCGCTGATCCGCGTGATGGCGGAAGGCGACGACCGCGCCCAGATCGAGCGCATCGTCAACGACCTGATCGGCACGATCTCGAACGTGCGCAGCGCGGCCTAA
- a CDS encoding YidB family protein has protein sequence MDRKSLMALLGILAVAGYQNRDNITATLREMTGGGQPQGSGAQPGGAAPQADGGLGGLLGGILGGGQDGGGVTQSGGLGGLGGLLGGLASTGLGDLLKGNSAGGILSGGLGGLLDHFQQNGFGDTANSWVSSGENKPIDNGQLSQALGPDILDELAKATGLNKDDLLARLSKTLPQAVDGLTPQGRVPDAGSISA, from the coding sequence ATGGATCGCAAAAGTCTTATGGCATTGCTGGGCATTCTGGCCGTTGCGGGCTACCAGAACCGCGACAACATCACGGCGACGCTGCGCGAGATGACCGGCGGCGGGCAGCCGCAGGGCTCCGGAGCGCAACCCGGCGGCGCCGCTCCACAGGCCGATGGCGGCCTCGGTGGCCTGCTTGGCGGCATTCTCGGCGGCGGCCAGGATGGTGGCGGTGTCACGCAATCCGGTGGCCTTGGCGGACTGGGCGGCCTGCTCGGCGGTCTCGCCAGCACCGGCCTCGGCGATCTGCTCAAGGGCAATTCCGCCGGCGGCATCCTGAGCGGCGGCCTTGGCGGTCTGCTCGATCACTTCCAGCAGAACGGCTTCGGCGACACGGCAAACTCCTGGGTTTCCTCTGGAGAGAACAAACCGATCGACAACGGCCAGCTCTCCCAGGCGCTCGGCCCCGACATTCTGGACGAGCTCGCCAAGGCGACCGGCCTGAACAAGGACGACCTCCTCGCCCGGCTTTCGAAAACATTGCCGCAGGCCGTCGATGGGCTGACGCCGCAGGGCCGCGTGCCTGACGCGGGCAGCATCAGCGCCTGA
- a CDS encoding phosphoserine transaminase, whose amino-acid sequence MATATAKPDVRPNNTHFSSGPCSKRPGWSLDALSDAPLGRSHRAKVGKTKLKQAIDLTREILEVPADYRIGIVPASDTGAVEMALWSLLGERGVDMVAWESFGAGWVTDVVKQLKLKDVRKIEAGYGELPDLSTIDFDRDVVFTWNGTTSGVRVPNADFIPADRKGLTICDATSSAFAQDMDFAKLDVVTFSWQKVLGGEGAHGVIILSPRAVERLTTYAPAWPLPKIFRMTSGGKLIEGIFTGETINTPSMLCVEDYIDALLWAQKLGGLKALMARADANTKVIADFIAANDWIANLAVKAETASNTSICLKIVDKDVVALDADGQANFAKGLVALLEKEGVAYDIGAYRDAPSGLRIWAGATIEASDMQKLMPWLSWAFETQKATLSQAAA is encoded by the coding sequence ATGGCCACTGCCACCGCAAAGCCGGACGTACGTCCGAATAACACCCATTTTTCTTCTGGCCCTTGCTCGAAGCGCCCCGGTTGGTCGCTCGATGCTCTCTCCGACGCGCCTCTCGGCCGCTCGCACCGTGCGAAAGTCGGCAAGACGAAGCTGAAGCAGGCCATCGATCTTACCCGTGAAATTCTGGAAGTGCCCGCGGATTACCGCATCGGCATCGTTCCCGCCTCCGATACCGGCGCCGTCGAAATGGCGCTCTGGTCGCTGCTCGGCGAGCGCGGCGTCGACATGGTCGCCTGGGAAAGCTTCGGCGCCGGCTGGGTCACCGATGTCGTCAAGCAGCTGAAGCTGAAGGACGTCCGCAAGATCGAAGCTGGTTACGGCGAGCTGCCCGATCTCTCGACCATCGATTTCGACCGCGACGTCGTCTTCACCTGGAACGGCACCACTTCGGGTGTCCGCGTTCCGAACGCCGATTTCATCCCTGCCGACCGCAAGGGTCTGACGATCTGCGACGCGACCTCCTCGGCATTTGCCCAGGACATGGACTTCGCCAAGCTCGATGTCGTCACCTTCTCCTGGCAGAAGGTTCTCGGCGGCGAGGGCGCTCATGGCGTCATCATCCTGTCGCCGCGCGCCGTCGAGCGCCTGACGACCTATGCGCCGGCCTGGCCGCTGCCGAAGATCTTCCGCATGACCTCGGGCGGCAAGCTGATCGAGGGCATCTTCACCGGCGAGACGATCAATACGCCGTCGATGCTCTGCGTCGAAGACTATATCGATGCGCTGCTCTGGGCTCAGAAGCTCGGTGGCCTGAAGGCGCTGATGGCGCGTGCCGATGCCAATACCAAGGTCATCGCCGATTTCATCGCCGCCAATGACTGGATCGCCAACCTGGCGGTCAAGGCCGAGACGGCTTCCAACACCTCCATCTGCCTGAAGATCGTCGACAAGGATGTCGTCGCTCTCGACGCGGACGGCCAGGCGAATTTCGCCAAGGGTCTCGTCGCTCTCCTCGAAAAGGAAGGCGTCGCCTATGATATCGGCGCTTACCGCGATGCCCCGTCGGGCCTGCGCATCTGGGCCGGTGCGACGATCGAGGCATCCGACATGCAGAAGCTGATGCCGTGGCTCTCCTGGGCCTTCGAAACGCAGAAAGCTACGCTTTCCCAGGCTGCTGCCTGA
- the ftsH gene encoding ATP-dependent zinc metalloprotease FtsH, whose translation MNPNLRNFALWAIIALLLIALFSMFQTTPAQTSSREIPYSQFLREVDAGRVKEVVVTGNRVSGSYVENGTTFQTYSPVIDDSLLDRLQTKNVLVSARPETDGSSGFLSYLGTLLPMLLILGVWLFFMRQMQGGSRGAMGFGKSKAKLLTEAHGRVTFEDVAGVDEAKQDLEEIVEFLRDPQKFQRLGGKIPRGVLLVGPPGTGKTLLARSVAGEANVPFFTISGSDFVEMFVGVGASRVRDMFEQAKKNAPCIIFIDEIDAVGRHRGAGLGGGNDEREQTLNQLLVEMDGFEANEGIILIAATNRPDVLDPALLRPGRFDRQVVVPNPDIVGRERILKVHARNVPLAPNVDLKTLARGTPGFSGADLMNLVNEAALMAARRNKRVVTMQEFEDAKDKIMMGAERRSSAMTEAEKKLTAYHEAGHAITALKVAVADPLHKATIIPRGRALGMVMQLPEGDRYSMSYKWMVSRLVIMMGGRIAEELTFGKENITSGASSDIEQATKLARAMVTQWGFSDVLGQVAYGENQQEVFLGHSVSQSKNVSEATAQKIDSEVRRLIEDAYTEARQILTDNHDEFVAIAEGLLEYETLTGEEIKALIRGEKPARDLGDDTPPSRGSAVPKAGARPASKGDEAEGGLEPQPH comes from the coding sequence ATGAACCCTAACTTACGTAATTTCGCCTTGTGGGCGATCATAGCGCTTCTGCTGATCGCCCTTTTCAGCATGTTCCAGACGACGCCGGCACAGACGAGCTCGCGCGAAATCCCTTACTCGCAGTTCCTGCGTGAGGTTGATGCGGGCCGCGTGAAGGAAGTCGTGGTCACGGGCAACCGTGTCTCGGGCAGCTATGTTGAAAATGGCACCACCTTCCAGACCTATTCGCCTGTGATCGACGACAGCCTGCTGGACCGCCTGCAGACCAAGAACGTCCTGGTTTCGGCCCGTCCGGAAACCGACGGCTCTTCCGGCTTCCTGAGCTATCTCGGCACGCTGCTGCCGATGCTCTTGATCCTCGGCGTCTGGCTGTTCTTCATGCGGCAGATGCAGGGTGGTTCCCGCGGCGCGATGGGCTTCGGCAAGTCCAAGGCCAAGCTTCTGACCGAAGCGCATGGCCGCGTGACTTTCGAAGACGTCGCAGGCGTCGACGAAGCCAAGCAGGACCTCGAGGAAATCGTCGAATTCCTGCGTGACCCGCAGAAGTTCCAGCGTCTCGGCGGTAAGATCCCGCGCGGCGTTCTGCTCGTCGGCCCTCCCGGTACCGGTAAGACGCTGCTGGCGCGTTCCGTTGCGGGCGAAGCCAATGTGCCGTTCTTCACGATCTCGGGTTCCGATTTCGTCGAAATGTTCGTCGGTGTCGGTGCAAGCCGCGTCCGCGACATGTTCGAGCAGGCCAAGAAGAATGCGCCCTGCATCATCTTCATCGACGAAATCGACGCCGTCGGCCGCCATCGTGGCGCCGGTCTCGGCGGCGGTAACGACGAACGCGAACAGACGCTCAACCAGCTCCTCGTCGAGATGGACGGCTTCGAAGCCAATGAAGGCATCATCCTGATCGCTGCGACCAACCGTCCTGACGTTCTCGATCCCGCGCTGCTGCGTCCGGGCCGTTTCGACCGCCAGGTCGTGGTTCCGAACCCCGATATCGTCGGCCGCGAACGTATCCTGAAGGTTCATGCCCGCAACGTTCCGCTGGCTCCGAATGTCGATCTGAAGACGCTGGCGCGCGGTACGCCCGGTTTCTCGGGTGCCGACCTGATGAACCTCGTCAACGAAGCTGCCCTGATGGCCGCACGCCGCAACAAGCGCGTCGTCACCATGCAGGAATTCGAAGACGCCAAGGACAAGATCATGATGGGCGCCGAGCGCCGCTCTTCGGCGATGACCGAGGCGGAAAAGAAGCTCACGGCCTATCACGAAGCCGGTCACGCGATCACGGCGCTCAAGGTTGCCGTCGCCGATCCGCTGCACAAGGCAACGATCATTCCGCGTGGCCGTGCTCTCGGCATGGTCATGCAGCTTCCCGAGGGCGACCGCTACTCGATGAGCTACAAATGGATGGTCTCGCGCCTCGTCATCATGATGGGCGGCCGTATCGCTGAGGAACTGACCTTCGGCAAGGAGAACATCACCTCGGGTGCATCCTCCGACATCGAGCAGGCCACCAAGCTTGCCCGCGCGATGGTCACCCAGTGGGGCTTCTCCGACGTGCTCGGCCAGGTCGCCTATGGTGAAAACCAGCAGGAAGTCTTCCTCGGCCATTCGGTTTCGCAGTCGAAGAACGTCTCCGAAGCGACGGCCCAGAAGATCGACAGCGAAGTGCGCCGCCTGATCGAGGACGCCTATACCGAGGCCCGCCAGATCCTGACCGACAATCACGACGAATTCGTCGCGATTGCCGAGGGCCTGCTGGAATACGAAACGCTGACCGGCGAAGAGATCAAGGCGCTTATCCGCGGCGAAAAGCCGGCGCGCGATCTTGGCGACGATACGCCGCCGAGCCGTGGTTCGGCTGTTCCGAAGGCTGGCGCCCGTCCGGCGTCGAAGGGCGATGAGGCCGAAGGTGGCCTCGAGCCGCAGCCGCATTGA